One Ascaphus truei isolate aAscTru1 chromosome 9, aAscTru1.hap1, whole genome shotgun sequence genomic region harbors:
- the ERO1A gene encoding ERO1-like protein alpha: protein MACGRGDHRTFKDGGRWRSASGELVAGKWLRPNALERSGQVTGYIDDCTCDVGTIDHFSNYNLFPKLQKLLRSDYFRYYKVNLQKPCPFWTENSHCGISDCAVRPCPANEVPFGLVSSVYKCTEKASHGSGADDECEKAKRLGAVDASLSEEAQEAVMQWAKHDDSSTNFCEADDEESPDAEYVDLLLNPERYTGYKGSGAWKVWNSIYEENCFKPRAIKKPLNPLASGRGKMFFSWLEGLCVDKRAFYRLISGLHASINIHLSAQYLLQDTWLEKTWGPNVTEFQKRFDAALTQNEGPRRLQNLYFIYLIELRALSKVLPLCDCPGFLLYTGNNTKDRETNARLLELQRDAKRPPPSWPRPLPSWPRPPRPVWPRPPPLQEKQPVDRRSRYSELHAPPASKPAVRTRATGPQPKEDFRQRFRNISRIMECVGCFKCRLWGKLQTQGLGTALKILFSETQIANLPERGLPYGFQLTRQEIVALLNAFGWISTSVKELENFRKLLKDV, encoded by the exons ATGGCCTGTGGCCGGGGAGAtcacaggacatttaaagatggcggaaGGTGGCGTAGCGCCAGTGGCGAGTTGGTCGCAGGCAAATGGCTTCGGCCAAACGCCCTAGAGCGCAGTGGGCAG GTCACTGGTTACATCGATGATTGCACCTGTGATGTGGGAACTATTGACCATTTTAGCAATTACAACCTGTTCCCTAAATTACAAAAACTGCTGAGAAGTGACTACTTTCGCTACTACAAG GTAAACTTGCAGAAACCTTGCCCATTTTGGACTGAAAATAGCCACTGTGGAATAAGTGACTGTGCCGTGAGACCGTGTCCAGCC aaTGAAGTTCCCTTTGGCCTTGTGTCTTCAGTCTATAAG TGCACCGAAAAGGCAAGTCATGGGAGTGGCGCAGACGATGAATGTGAAAAGGCAAAGCGACTTGGAGCCGTCGATGCATCACTGAG TGAAGAAGCGCAGGAAGCTGTAATGCAGTGGGCCAAACATGACGATTCTTCAACCAACTTTTGTGAAGCTGATG ATGAAGAGTCCCCCGACGCAGAATACGTCGACTTGCTGCTTAATCCCGAACGGTACACGGGTTACAAAGGATCTGGTGCCTGGAAGGTCTGGAATAGCATATATGAGGAAAACTGTTTCAA GCCACGAGCAATTAAAAAGCCTTTAAATCCACTGGCGTCTGGTCGAG GAAAGATGTTTTTTAGCTGGCTTGAAG GACTTTGTGTAGATAAAAGAGCCTTCTACAGACTTATTTCTGGATTACACGCAAGCATTAATATTCATCTGAGTGCACAATATTTGTTGCAGG ACACTTGGCTTGAGAAGACCTGGGGCCCCAACGTGACCGAGTTTCAGAAGCGGTTTGATGCGGCCCTTACACAGAACGAAGGCCCGAGGAGGCTGCAGAACCTGTATTTTATTTATCTGATAGAACTGCGGGCCCTTTCCAAAGTTCTGCCATTGTGCGACTGTCCGGGTTTCCTGCTGTATACAGGAAACAACACCAAAGACAGGGAAACAAACGCGCGCCTCCTAGAGCTCCAGCGTGATGCCAAG cgcccccctccgtcatggccgcgccccctcccgtcatggccgcgccccccccgacccgtttggccacgcccccccccgctccaagaAAAGcagcctgtagaccgcagatcgcggtacagcgagttgcacgcgccgccggcaagcaagccagccgtgcggacgcgtgcaacgggacctcagcctaag GAGGATTTTAGACAACGTTTTAGAAACATTTCAAGAATAATGGAATGCGTTGGATGCTTTAAATGCCGCTTGTGGGGAAAGCTTCAG ACTCAAGGCCTCGGCACAGCTCTAAAAATCCTATTCTCTGAGACACAAATTGCGAACCTCCCAGAACGCGGCCTGCCCTACGGATTCCAGCTTACGCGGCAAGAAATTGTGGCTTTGTTGAACGCTTTTGGATG GATTTCAACAAGTGTTAAAGAATTGGAGAACTTCAGGAAGCTACTAAAGGATGTTTGA